One window of Puntigrus tetrazona isolate hp1 chromosome 14, ASM1883169v1, whole genome shotgun sequence genomic DNA carries:
- the LOC122357242 gene encoding LOW QUALITY PROTEIN: protocadherin gamma-A11-like (The sequence of the model RefSeq protein was modified relative to this genomic sequence to represent the inferred CDS: inserted 3 bases in 2 codons; deleted 2 bases in 1 codon), whose protein sequence is MSDRTMARQVLLFIWFLSLSSALGQVSYSIPEEMSKGSLVGNIAQDLGLDLKRLKSGKARIYTGDSAEYIELNKERGVLLIKERIDREALCGQTTPCALHLQIILDNPMELFRVTVEITDINDNSPIFKRDERRFEISESAVVGSKFMLEKALDADIGANDLQSYFLQPTDHFNLKLHGQSDGSKKVEMILQKPLDREKQENMSLILTAMDGGEPPKSGTVQIHVTVLDANDNAPVFTKPIYRAIITENSQSGTSLIGVSASDSDKGTNGDVSYLIANSDSVSDIFHIDENGLVTLVGKIDFETFKHYQIDIEAVDKGGLSDSSKIMVDVIDVNDNAPVITVMSKSNAIPEDCPQSTVTAIISVNDPDSDSNGQVHCNVNENIPFTIKSTSNGFYSIVTDSDLDRERESEYNISVTCADEGVPSLSSSVTLSLQISDVNDNAPVFDKSSYEASVQENNTPGLSIFTVRARDADFNQNARVSYILEDSSVNGVPVSSLVSVSADSGVIHAVRSFDYEQIKDFRFRVKAQDGGSPPLSSNVSVKIIIQDQNDNAPQVLYPVQSGASVVAEIVPRSADVGYLVTKVVAVDVDSGQNAWLSYKLQKHTDRALFEVGLQNGEIRTVRQVTDKDAVKQRLTVVVEDNGQPSRSATVNVNVAVADSFPEVLSEFTDFTHATRTNDNLTFYLVLALAVVSFXFIVSIIAILSVKCYRWRRERMFXQIWSQSSGYPVLSSSLRRRRGHGNFTARVQL, encoded by the exons ATGTCGGACAGAACAATGGCGCGGCAAGTACTGCTGTTTATttggtttctctctctcagttcgGCTCTCGGGCAGGTCAGTTACTCCATTCCTGAGGAAATGTCCAAAGGCTCTTTAGTCGGGAACATAGCGCAGGATTTGGGTTTAGATTTAAAGAGACTGAAATCGGGTAAAGCGCGTATTTATACGGGAGACAGCGCGGAATACATCGAGCTGAATAAAGAAAGAGGAGTCCTCCTTATCAAAGAGAGAATAGACCGAGAGGCGCTATGCGGACAGACAACGCCTTGCGCGCTACATTTACAGATCATTCTCGATAATCCTATGGAACTGTTTAGGGTAACTGTTGAAATCACAGACATAAATGACAATTCTCCTATTTTTAAAAGAGACGAGAGACGATTTGAAATTAGCGAATCAGCAGTTGTAGGATCAAAATTCATGCTGGAGAAAGCGTTAGATGCAGACATCGGCGCAAACGACCTGCAAAGCTATTTTCTGCAACCTactgatcattttaatttaaaacttcaTGGACAGAGTGATGGAAGTAAAAAGGTTGAAATGATTCTACAAAAGCCTTTAGACcgagaaaaacaagaaaacatgtCTCTGATATTAACCGCCATGGATGGTGGAGAACCACCGAAATCTGGAACGGTTCAGATTCATGTCACAGTGCTTGATGCAAACGATAATGCTCCGGTTTTTACTAAGCCTATATATAGAGCGATAATTACAGAAAACTCCCAGAGTGGCACGTCACTCATCGGTGTTAGTGCTTCTGATTCAGATAAAGGGACTAATGGAGATGTCAGCTATTTAATTGCAAACAGTGACAGTGTATCTGATATTTTTCATATTGATGAAAATGGATTGGTCACTTTAGTCGGAAAGATTGACTttgaaacattcaaacattACCAAATTGATATAGAAGCAGTCGATAAAGGTGGACTGTCTGATTCTAGCAAAATAATGGTCGACGTGATTGATGTAAATGATAACGCGCCCGTCATCACAGTTATGTCAAAATCTAATGCAATACCTGAAGACTGTCCACAGAGTACTGTGACTGCCATTATCAGTGTTAATGATCCGGATTCTGACAGTAACGGACAGGTTCATTgcaatgtaaatgaaaacattccTTTTACAATCAAATCGACTTCTAATGGATTTTATAGTATTGTGACAGACAGTGATTTAGACCGAGAGCGCGAGTCTGAGTATAACATCAGTGTGACGTGCGCGGATGAGGGCGTGCCCTCTCTCTCCAGCAGCGTCACTCTCTCCTTACAGATATCAGATGTGAATGATAACGCGCCTGTCTTTGACAAGAGCTCATATGAAGCCTCCGTTCAAGAAAACAACACACCGGGTCTTTCCATATTTACAGTCAGAGCCAGAGACGCAGACTTTAACCAGAATGCCCGTGTGTCTTACATACTGGAGGACTCGTCGGTTAACGGTGTGCCCGTCTCCTCGTTAGTGTCCGTTAGTGCTGATAGTGGAGTCATACACGCAGTGCGATCTTTCGATTACGAGCAGATCAAAGATTTCCGCTTCCGCGTAAAAGCGCAGGACGGAGGCTCTCCTCCTCTCAGCAGCAACGTGAGCGTGAAAATAATCATTCAGGACCAGAACGACAACGCGCCTCAGGTTCTGTATCCGGTCCAGTCAGGCGCTTCTGTGGTGGCTGAAATAGTGCCTCGTTCCGCAGATGTGGGTTATCTGGTGACTAAAGTGGTGGCTGTTGATGTGGACTCTGGACAGAACGCCTGGCTCTCGTATaaactgcagaaacacacagacagggcGCTGTTTGAAGTGGGcttacagaatggagaaataagAACTGTTCGTCAAGTGACAGATAAAGATGCTGTGAAACAAAGACTCACTGTTGTAGTGGAGGACAACGGGCAGCCCTCTCGATCAGCTACAGTCAATGTTAACGTGGCGGTGGCGGACAGCTTCCCTGAAGTGCTCTCCGAGTTCACTGACTTTACGCACGCGACAAGGACT AACGACAACCTGACTTTCTACCTGGTCTTGGCTCTGGCCGtggtttcttt ctttatcGTGTCCATCATCGCCATACTGTCGGTCAAATGCTACAGATGGAGACGCGAGCGGATGT TACAAATCTGGAGCCAATCTTCCGGTTATCCCGTATTATCCTCCTCTTTACGCAGACGTAGGGGGCACGGGAACTTTACAGCACGTGTACAATTATGA
- the LOC122357238 gene encoding LOW QUALITY PROTEIN: protocadherin gamma-A11-like (The sequence of the model RefSeq protein was modified relative to this genomic sequence to represent the inferred CDS: inserted 1 base in 1 codon) — protein MSDRTMARQVLLFIWFLSLSSALGQVSYSIPEEMSKGSLVGNIAQDLGLDLKRLKSGKARIYTGDSAEYIELNKERGVLLIKERIDREALCGQTTPCALHFQIILENPMEFFSITVEINDINDNTPSFKKSRIIFRISESAVLGSKFMLEPAVDLDVGINSLQSYTLKPTDHFNLKFKNQQADEKNVELVLQKPLDREKQHDMILVLTAIDGGDPQLSGSIEIHITVLDANDNAPVFLQSVYKATVTENAPKHTIVSTVSATDADEGINSKIEYSIGNMQDHAQQLFEIDKNNGQVTVVGVIDFEKARNYEFRVQASDHGGLTDSCKIIVDVIDINDNKPVINIMSKTNVIAENSASETVVTMINVQDLDSGENGKVQCSINENIPFTLKSTNANFFSLVTDGDLDRERESEYNISVTCADEGVPSLSSSVTLSLQISDVNDNAPVFDKSSYEASVQENNTPGLSIFTVRARDADFNQNARVSYILEDSSVNGVPVSSLVSVSADSGVIHAVRSFDYEQIKDFRFRVKAQDGGSPPLSSNVSVKIIIQDQNDNAPQVLYPVQSGASVVAEIVPRSADVGYLVTKVVAVDVDSGQNAWLSYKLQKHTDRALFEVGLQNGEIRTVRQVTDKDAVKQRLTVVVEDNGQPSRSATVNVNVAVADSFPEVLSEFTDFTHDKDYNDNLTFYLVLALAVVSFLFIVSIIAILSVKCYRWRRERMFXQIWSQSSGYSVLSASLRRRRGHGNFTARVQL, from the exons ATGTCGGACAGAACAATGGCGCGGCAAGTACTGCTGTTTATttggtttctctctctcagttcgGCTCTCGGGCAGGTCAGTTACTCCATTCCTGAGGAAATGTCCAAAGGCTCTTTAGTCGGGAACATAGCGCAGGATTTGGGTTTAGATTTAAAGAGACTGAAATCGGGTAAAGCGCGTATTTATACGGGAGACAGCGCGGAATACATCGAGCTGAATAAAGAAAGAGGAGTCCTCCTTATCAAAGAGAGAATAGACCGAGAGGCGCTATGCGGACAGACAACGCCTTGCGCGCTACATTTTCAGATCATTCTAGAAAACCCTATGGAATTTTTTAGTATCACAgttgaaataaatgatattaatgaCAACACGCCCAGTTTTAAAAAGAGtagaattatttttagaatCAGCGAATCAGCAGTTTTAGGATCTAAATTTATGTTAGAGCCGGCTGTAGATCTCGATGTGGGAATCAACAGCCTTCAAAGCTATACACTAAAACCCACAGATcattttaatcttaaatttaaaaaccaACAAGCAGACGAGAAAAATGTTGAGTTGGTTCTACAAAAGCCTTTAGATCGTGAAAAACAGCATGATATGATATTAGTGCTCACAGCTATTGATGGAGGAGATCCTCAGTTGTCTGGCAGTATAGAGATTCATATCACGGTTTTAGACGCAAACGACAATGCTCCTGTTTTCTTGCAATCAGTTTATAAAGCGACTGTCACGGAGAATGCGCCAAAACACACGATAGTGTCAACAGTGAGCGCAACTGATGCAGATGAGggtataaatagtaaaatagaGTATTCTATTGGAAACATGCAAGACCATGCTCaacagttatttgaaatagataAAAACAATGGTCAAGTTACAGTGGTCGGAGTAATAGACTTTGAAAAAGCTCGCAATTATGAGTTTCGCGTTCAAGCGAGTGATCATGGTGGTCTGACAGATTCCTGTAAAATCATAGTTGATGTAATTGATATCAATGATAATAAACCAGTGATCAATATTATGTCCAAAACAAACGTGATAGCTGAAAATTCCGCGTCTGAAACAGTGGTTACAATGATAAATGTTCAGGATCTTGATTCAGGAGAAAATGGGAAAGTTCAGTGTTCAATTAATGAGAACATCCCTTTCACCTTGAAATCAACAAACGCCAATTTCTTCAGTTTAGTGACGGATGGTGATTTAGACCGAGAGCGCGAGTCTGAGTATAACATCAGTGTGACGTGCGCGGATGAGGGCGTGCCCTCTCTCTCCAGCAGCGTCACTCTCTCCTTACAGATATCAGATGTGAATGATAACGCGCCTGTCTTTGACAAGAGCTCATATGAAGCCTCCGTTCAAGAAAACAACACACCGGGTCTTTCCATATTTACAGTCAGAGCCAGAGACGCAGACTTTAACCAGAATGCCCGTGTGTCTTACATACTGGAGGACTCGTCGGTTAACGGTGTGCCCGTCTCCTCGTTAGTGTCCGTTAGTGCTGATAGTGGAGTCATACACGCAGTGCGATCTTTCGATTACGAGCAGATCAAAGATTTCCGCTTCCGCGTAAAAGCGCAGGACGGAGGCTCTCCTCCTCTCAGCAGCAACGTGAGCGTGAAAATAATCATTCAGGACCAGAACGACAACGCGCCTCAGGTTCTGTATCCGGTCCAGTCAGGCGCTTCTGTGGTGGCTGAAATAGTGCCTCGTTCCGCAGATGTGGGTTATCTGGTGACTAAAGTGGTGGCTGTTGATGTGGACTCTGGACAGAACGCCTGGCTCTCGTATaaactgcagaaacacacagacagggcGCTGTTTGAAGTGGGcttacagaatggagaaataagAACTGTTCGTCAAGTGACAGATAAAGATGCTGTGAAACAAAGACTCACTGTTGTAGTGGAGGACAACGGGCAGCCCTCTCGATCAGCTACAGTCAATGTTAACGTGGCGGTGGCGGACAGCTTCCCTGAAGTGCTCTCCGAGTTCACTGACTTTACGCACGACAAGGACTACAACGACAACCTGACTTTCTACCTGGTCTTGGCTTTGGCCGTGGTTTCGTTTCTCTTTATCGTGTCCATCATCGCCATACTGTCGGTCAAATGCTACAGATGGAGACGCGAGCGGATGT TACAAATCTGGAGCCAATCTTCCGGTTATTCCGTATTATCCGCCTCTTTACGCAGACGTAGGGGGCACGGGAACTTTACAGCACGTGTACAATTATGA
- the LOC122357239 gene encoding LOW QUALITY PROTEIN: protocadherin gamma-A11-like (The sequence of the model RefSeq protein was modified relative to this genomic sequence to represent the inferred CDS: inserted 3 bases in 3 codons) encodes MSDRTMARQVLLFIWFLSLSSALGQVSYSIPEEMSKGSLVGNIAQDLGLDLKRLKSGKARIYTGDSAEYIELNKERGVLLIKERIDREALCGQTTPCALHLQIILENPMEFYSVNVEVLDINDNAPFFEKNEIIFRISESASIGTKFTIEPARDLDAGMNSLQTYTLKPTDNFALKFKNQPVGGQNVEMILQKPLDREKQEHMSLTLTAIDXGDPQISGNIKIHIIVLDVNDNAPVFTQSVYKTAVTENSPKGTIVTTVTASDLDQGVNGDITYSITNTLDQVRDIFEINETDGKVILIGLIDYEQARHFEIRVQASDHGGFTDSCKIIVDVIDINDNKPVINIMSKTNAIAENSASETVVTMINVQDLDSGENGKVQCSINENIPFTLKSTNANFFSLVTDGDLDRERESEYNISVTCADEGVPSLSSSVTLSLQISDVNDNAPVFDKSSYEASVQENNTPGLSIFTVRARDADFNQNARVSYILEDSSVNGVPVSSLVSVSADSGVIHAVRSFDYEQIKDFRFRVKAQDGGSPPLSSNVSVKIIIQDQNDNAPQVLYPVQSGASVVAEIVPRSADVGYLVTKVVAVDVDSGQNAWLSYKLQKHTDRALFEVGLQNGEIRTVRQVTDKDAVKQRLTVVVEDNGQPSRSATVNVNVAVADSXPEVLSEFTDFTHDKDYNDNLTFYLVLALAVVSFLFIVSIIAILSVKCYRWRRERMFXQIWSQSSGYSVLSASLRRRRGHGNFTARVQL; translated from the exons ATGTCGGACAGAACAATGGCGCGGCAAGTACTGCTGTTTATttggtttctctctctcagttcgGCTCTCGGGCAGGTCAGTTACTCCATTCCTGAGGAAATGTCCAAAGGCTCTTTAGTCGGGAACATAGCGCAGGATTTGGGTTTAGATTTAAAGAGACTGAAATCGGGTAAAGCGCGTATTTATACGGGAGACAGCGCGGAATACATCGAGCTGAATAAAGAAAGAGGAGTCCTCCTTATCAAAGAGAGAATAGACCGAGAGGCGCTATGCGGACAGACAACGCCTTGCGCGCTACATTTACAGATCATTCTAGAAAACCCAATGGAATTCTACAGTGTTAATGTTGAAGTGCTTGATATAAATGACAACGCaccattttttgaaaaaaatgaaatcatattCAGAATTAGCGAATCCGCATCAATTGGTACCAAATTTACAATAGAACCGGCTAGAGACCTTGACGCTGGAATGAATAGTTTGCAGACCTACACATTAAAACCGACAGATAATTTTGCCTTGAAATTCAAGAACCAGCCAGTGGGAGGACAAAATGTCGAAATGATTTTACAAAAGCCTCTAGATCGTGAGAAGCAAGAGCACATGTCTTTAACATTAACAGCTATTG GGGGGGATCCTCAGATATCTGGTAATATTAAGatacatattattgttttagatGTGAACGATAACGCTCCTGTTTTCACACAGTCCGTTTATAAAACTGCTGTAACAGAAAATTCACCAAAAGGAACAATTGTGACGACAGTTACTGCGTCGGATTTGGATCAAGGAGTAAACGGTGATATAACATATTCAATAACAAACACACTAGATCAAGTACGAGATATATTTGAAATTAACGAGACCGATGGCAAGGTAATATTGATCGGTCTAATTGATTATGAACAAGCTCGGCACTTTGAGATTCGCGTTCAAGCGAGTGATCATGGAGGCTTTACTGATTCGTGTAAGATCATAGTTGATGTAATtgatattaatgataataagcCAGTGATCAATATTATGTCCAAAACAAATGCTATAGCAGAGAACTCCGCGTCTGAAACAGTGGTTACAATGATAAATGTTCAGGATCTCGATTCGGGAGAAAATGGGAAAGTTCAGTGTTCAATTAATGAGAACATCCCTTTCACCTTGAAATCAACAAACGCCAATTTCTTCAGTTTAGTGACGGATGGTGATTTAGACCGAGAGCGCGAGTCTGAGTATAACATCAGTGTGACGTGCGCGGATGAGGGCGTGCCCTCTCTCTCCAGCAGCGTCACTCTCTCCTTACAGATATCAGATGTGAATGATAACGCGCCTGTCTTTGACAAGAGCTCATATGAAGCCTCCGTTCAAGAAAACAACACACCGGGTCTTTCCATATTTACAGTCAGAGCCAGAGACGCAGACTTTAACCAGAATGCCCGTGTGTCTTACATACTGGAGGACTCGTCGGTTAACGGTGTGCCCGTCTCCTCGTTAGTGTCCGTTAGTGCTGATAGTGGAGTCATACACGCAGTGCGATCTTTCGATTACGAGCAGATCAAAGATTTCCGCTTCCGCGTAAAAGCGCAGGACGGAGGCTCTCCTCCTCTCAGCAGCAACGTGAGCGTGAAAATAATCATTCAGGACCAGAACGACAACGCGCCTCAGGTTCTGTATCCGGTCCAGTCAGGCGCTTCTGTGGTGGCTGAAATAGTGCCTCGTTCCGCAGATGTGGGTTATCTGGTGACTAAAGTGGTGGCTGTTGATGTGGACTCTGGACAGAACGCCTGGCTCTCGTATaaactgcagaaacacacagacagggcGCTGTTTGAAGTGGGcttacagaatggagaaataagAACTGTTCGTCAAGTGACAGATAAAGATGCTGTGAAACAAAGACTCACTGTTGTAGTGGAGGACAACGGGCAGCCCTCTCGATCAGCTACAGTCAATGTTAACGTGGCGGTGGCGGACA TTCCTGAAGTGCTCTCCGAGTTCACTGACTTTACGCACGACAAGGACTACAACGACAACCTGACTTTCTACCTGGTCTTGGCTTTGGCCGTGGTTTCGTTTCTCTTTATCGTGTCCATCATCGCCATACTGTCGGTCAAATGCTACAGATGGAGACGCGAGCGGATGT TACAAATCTGGAGCCAATCTTCCGGTTATTCCGTATTATCCGCCTCTTTACGCAGACGTAGGGGGCACGGGAACTTTACAGCACGTGTACAATTATGA
- the LOC122357237 gene encoding LOW QUALITY PROTEIN: protocadherin gamma-A11-like (The sequence of the model RefSeq protein was modified relative to this genomic sequence to represent the inferred CDS: inserted 2 bases in 2 codons): MSDRTMARQVLLFIWFLSLSSALGQVSYSIPEEMSKGSLVGNIAQDLGLDLKRLKSGKARIYTGDSAEYIELNKERGVLLIKERIDREALCGQTTPCALHFQIILENPMEFFSVTIEIIDINDNTPSFEQSRIIFRISESIILGSKFMLEPAVDLDVGINSLQSYTLKPSDHFNLKFKNQPGDGKNVEMVLQKPLDREKQHDMRLVLTAIDGGDPQLSGSIEIHITVLDANDNAPVFLQSVYKATVTENAPKHTIVSTVSATDADEGVNSKIEYSIANRQDDARQLFGIHQDNGQVTVVGIIDFEKARNYEISVQASDHGGLTDSCKIIIDVIDINDNKPVINIMSKTNVIAENSASETVVTMINVQDLDSGENGKVQCSVNENXPFTLKSTNANFFSLVTDGDLDRERESEYNISVTCADEGVPSLSSSVTLSLQISDVNDNAPVFDKSSYEASVQENNTPGLSIFTVRARDADFNQNARVSYILEDSSVNGVPVSSLVSVSADSGVIHAVRSFDYEQIKDFRFRVKAQDGGSPPLSSNVSVKIIIQDQNDNAPQVLYPVQSGASVVAEIVPRSADVGYLVTKVVAVDVDSGQNAWLSYKLQKHTDRALFEVGLQNGEIRTVRQVTDKDAVKQRLTVVVEDNGQPSRSATVNVNVAVADSFPEVLSEFTDFTHDKDYNDNLTFYLVLALAVVSFLFIVSIIAILSVKCYRWRRERMFXQIWSESSGYSVLSASLRRRRGHGNFTARVQL; the protein is encoded by the exons ATGTCGGACAGAACAATGGCGCGGCAAGTACTGCTGTTTATttggtttctctctctcagttcgGCTCTCGGGCAGGTCAGTTACTCCATTCCTGAGGAAATGTCCAAAGGCTCTTTAGTCGGGAACATAGCGCAGGATTTGGGTTTAGATTTAAAGAGACTGAAATCGGGTAAAGCGCGTATTTATACGGGAGACAGCGCGGAATACATCGAGCTGAATAAAGAAAGAGGAGTCCTCCTTATCAAAGAGAGAATAGACCGAGAGGCGCTATGCGGACAGACAACGCCTTGCGCGCTACATTTTCAGATCATTCTAGAAAACCCTATGGAATTTTTTAGCGTTACAATTGAAATAATTGATATTAATGACAACACGCCCAGTTTTGAGCAGAGtagaattatttttagaatCAGCGAATCGATTATTTTAGGATCTAAATTCATGTTAGAGCCGGCTGTAGATCTCGATGTGGGAATCAACAGCCTACAAAGCTATACACTAAAACCCTCAGATcattttaatcttaaatttaaaaatcaacCAGGAGATGGGAAAAATGTCGAAATGGTTCTTCAAAAGCCTTTAGATCGTGAAAAACAGCATGATATGAGATTAGTGCTCACAGCTATTGATGGAGGAGATCCTCAGTTGTCTGGCAGTATAGAGATTCACATCACGGTTTTAGACGCAAACGACAATGCTCCTGTTTTCTTGCAATCAGTTTATAAAGCGACTGTCACGGAGAATGCGCCAAAACACACCATAGTGTCAACAGTGAGCGCAACTGATGCAGATGAGGGTGTAAATAGTAAAATAGAGTATTCTATTGCAAACAGGCAGGATGATGCCAGACAGTTATTCGGCATACATCAAGATAATGGCCAAGTTACAGTGGTCGGAATAATAGACTTTGAAAAAGCTCGGAATTATGAGATAAGCGTACAGGCGAGTGATCATGGTGGTCTGACAGATTCCTGTAAAATCATAATTGATGTAATTGATATCAATGATAATAAACCAGTGATCAATATTATGTCCAAAACAAACGTGATAGCTGAAAATTCCGCGTCTGAAACAGTGGTTACAATGATAAATGTTCAGGATCTTGATTCGGGAGAAAATGGGAAAGTTCAGTGTTCAGTTAATGAGA ATCCTTTCACCTTGAAATCAACAAACGCCAATTTCTTCAGTTTAGTGACGGATGGTGATTTAGACCGAGAGCGCGAGTCTGAGTATAACATCAGTGTGACGTGCGCGGATGAGGGCGTGCCCTCTCTCTCCAGCAGCGTCACTCTCTCCTTACAGATATCAGATGTGAATGATAACGCGCCTGTCTTTGACAAGAGCTCATATGAAGCCTCCGTTCAAGAAAACAACACACCGGGTCTTTCCATATTTACAGTCAGAGCCAGAGACGCAGACTTTAACCAGAATGCCCGTGTGTCTTACATACTGGAGGACTCGTCGGTTAACGGTGTGCCCGTCTCCTCGTTAGTGTCCGTTAGTGCTGATAGTGGAGTCATACACGCAGTGCGATCTTTCGATTACGAGCAGATCAAAGATTTCCGCTTCCGCGTAAAAGCGCAGGACGGAGGCTCTCCTCCTCTCAGCAGCAACGTGAGCGTGAAAATAATCATTCAGGACCAGAACGACAACGCGCCTCAGGTTCTGTATCCGGTCCAGTCAGGCGCTTCTGTGGTGGCTGAAATAGTGCCTCGTTCCGCAGATGTGGGTTATCTGGTGACTAAAGTGGTGGCTGTTGATGTGGACTCTGGACAGAACGCCTGGCTCTCGTATaaactgcagaaacacacagacagggcGCTGTTTGAAGTGGGcttacagaatggagaaataagAACTGTTCGTCAAGTGACAGATAAAGATGCTGTGAAACAAAGACTCACTGTTGTAGTGGAGGACAACGGGCAGCCCTCTCGATCAGCTACAGTCAATGTTAACGTGGCGGTGGCGGACAGCTTCCCTGAAGTGCTCTCCGAGTTCACTGACTTTACGCACGACAAGGACTACAACGACAACCTGACTTTCTACCTGGTCTTGGCTTTGGCCGTGGTTTCGTTTCTCTTTATCGTGTCCATCATCGCCATACTGTCGGTCAAATGCTACAGATGGAGACGCGAGCGGATGT TACAAATCTGGAGCGAATCTTCCGGTTATTCCGTATTATCCGCCTCTTTACGCAGACGTAGGGGGCACGGGAACTTTACAGCACGTGTACAATTATGA